A genomic region of Raphanus sativus cultivar WK10039 chromosome 6, ASM80110v3, whole genome shotgun sequence contains the following coding sequences:
- the LOC108810209 gene encoding reticulon-like protein B8 isoform X1: MHEKSIVEDVIGDLVDNFTETVHKKKNVSFFEQEEDTVSSRFNRLFGREKPIHHVLGGGKSADVLLWRNKKISASVLMGATAIWVLFEWINFHFLSLVCYGLLLGMIVQFVWSNASGALNRSSSQSRVPRLVLPKDFFADVGVTVGTEVNRGLMFLQDLACRGSLKQFLMAVIGLWLAAIIGSCCNFLTVLYIGFVGAHTMPVLYERYEDEVDGFVDSLLMKFHSHYKKIDTGFLSRIPSGKFGFKKYD, encoded by the exons ATGCATGAGAAGAGTATTGTAGAGGACGTTATCGGCGATTTGGTTGATAACTTCACCGAGACGGTTCATAAGAAGAAAAACGTTTCTTTCTTCgaacaagaagaagatacaGTCTCTTCTCGTTTCAACCGCTTGTTCGGTCGTGAGAAGCCGATTCATCATGTCTTGGGCGGTGGCAAAT CTGCTGATGTGTTGTTGTGGAGGAACAAGAAGATCTCTGCGAGCGTTCTGATGGGAGCAACTGCAATCTGGGTGCTTTTCGAGTGGATCAACTTCCATTTCCTGTCTCTCGTTTGTTACGGTCTCTTGCTTGGTATGATCGTGCAGTTCGTTTGGTCTAATGCCTCAGGGGCTCTAAACCG CAGCTCATCGCAGTCTAGAGTGCCTCGCCTTGTTCTTCCAAAAGATTTCTTTGCTGATGTTGGTGTAACCGTTGGTACAGAGGTTAACCGTGGTTTGATGTTTCTTCAGGACTTGGCTTGTAGAGGGAGTTTGAAACAGTTCCTCATG GCTGTGATTGGACTATGGCTAGCCGCCATAATAGGGAGCTGTTGCAACTTCCTAACTGTTTTGTATATTG GGTTTGTGGGAGCACACACAATGCCGGTTCTGTATGAGAGATATGAAGACGAAGTTGATGGTTTTGTTGATTCTCTGCTCATGAAGTTTCATAGTCACTACAAGAAGATTGATACTGGTTTTCTCAGTCGAATCCCAAGTGGGAAGTTTGGGTTCAAGAAGTATGACTAG
- the LOC108810209 gene encoding reticulon-like protein B8 isoform X2 yields the protein MHEKSIVEDVIGDLVDNFTETVHKKKNVSFFEQEEDTVSSRFNRLFGREKPIHHVLGGGKSADVLLWRNKKISASVLMGATAIWVLFEWINFHFLSLVCYGLLLGMIVQFVWSNASGALNRSSQSRVPRLVLPKDFFADVGVTVGTEVNRGLMFLQDLACRGSLKQFLMAVIGLWLAAIIGSCCNFLTVLYIGFVGAHTMPVLYERYEDEVDGFVDSLLMKFHSHYKKIDTGFLSRIPSGKFGFKKYD from the exons ATGCATGAGAAGAGTATTGTAGAGGACGTTATCGGCGATTTGGTTGATAACTTCACCGAGACGGTTCATAAGAAGAAAAACGTTTCTTTCTTCgaacaagaagaagatacaGTCTCTTCTCGTTTCAACCGCTTGTTCGGTCGTGAGAAGCCGATTCATCATGTCTTGGGCGGTGGCAAAT CTGCTGATGTGTTGTTGTGGAGGAACAAGAAGATCTCTGCGAGCGTTCTGATGGGAGCAACTGCAATCTGGGTGCTTTTCGAGTGGATCAACTTCCATTTCCTGTCTCTCGTTTGTTACGGTCTCTTGCTTGGTATGATCGTGCAGTTCGTTTGGTCTAATGCCTCAGGGGCTCTAAACCG CTCATCGCAGTCTAGAGTGCCTCGCCTTGTTCTTCCAAAAGATTTCTTTGCTGATGTTGGTGTAACCGTTGGTACAGAGGTTAACCGTGGTTTGATGTTTCTTCAGGACTTGGCTTGTAGAGGGAGTTTGAAACAGTTCCTCATG GCTGTGATTGGACTATGGCTAGCCGCCATAATAGGGAGCTGTTGCAACTTCCTAACTGTTTTGTATATTG GGTTTGTGGGAGCACACACAATGCCGGTTCTGTATGAGAGATATGAAGACGAAGTTGATGGTTTTGTTGATTCTCTGCTCATGAAGTTTCATAGTCACTACAAGAAGATTGATACTGGTTTTCTCAGTCGAATCCCAAGTGGGAAGTTTGGGTTCAAGAAGTATGACTAG